A DNA window from Altererythrobacter sp. B11 contains the following coding sequences:
- a CDS encoding MarR family winged helix-turn-helix transcriptional regulator, producing the protein MIESKDGALNGLEDILGFHIRLAHGAVYRHFTETFANLDLTQKQVSSLWLVAETPGISQIDVGTQLRMDRATTMSIVNRLQERDYLRRERSASDGRKQALYVTEAGKAALAEAKHCIAEHEAWLKARFTPAETEKLVEMLARIHD; encoded by the coding sequence TTGATCGAAAGCAAAGACGGCGCGCTCAACGGGCTGGAGGACATCCTCGGCTTCCACATCCGCCTGGCGCATGGCGCCGTGTATCGTCACTTCACCGAGACGTTCGCCAATCTCGACCTGACGCAGAAGCAGGTTTCCAGCCTGTGGCTGGTGGCGGAAACCCCCGGCATTTCGCAGATCGACGTCGGCACGCAGCTGCGGATGGACCGGGCGACCACCATGTCCATCGTCAACCGCCTGCAGGAACGGGATTACCTGCGGCGGGAACGCTCGGCGAGCGACGGACGCAAGCAGGCGCTGTACGTCACGGAGGCCGGGAAAGCGGCGCTGGCGGAGGCCAAGCACTGCATCGCGGAGCACGAAGCGTGGCTCAAGGCGCGGTTTACCCCGGCCGAAACGGAAAAACTGGTGGAAATGCTGGCGCGAATCCACGATTG
- a CDS encoding carotenoid oxygenase family protein, producing the protein MAQFPDTPNFTGFNTPSRVEADIKDLQHTGTIPPELDGAFFRVQPDPQFPPMLGDDIAFNGDGMISRFHFHDGQCDFRQRWAQTDKWKAERAAGRGLYGKYRNPLTDDPSVKGSIRSTANTNAWIFAGKLWAMKEDSPALLMDPVTMETEGFEKFGGKMTGQTFTAHPKIDPHTGNMVAIGYAASGLCSEDVTYYEVNPEGELVREVWFKVPYYCMMHDFGVTEDYLVLHIVPSIGSWERLEKGLPHFGFDTTMPVYLGVIPRRDDVRDEDIRWFKRDNCFASHVLNAWQEGTKIHFVVPEAKNNMFPFFPDVHGAPFNGVEAMSKLTDWVVDLASNGEDFAEINRLTDTASEFPRIDDRYTGLKNRYGWGLEMDMSRPNELRGGSAGGFLMNCLFLKDLETGAEQHWWCGPVSSLQEPCFIPRSKDAPEGDGWIVMVCNRLEDHRSDLLLFDALDIEKGPIATIQVPIRLRFGLHGNFARSEDIGLKVPEPA; encoded by the coding sequence ATGGCACAATTCCCGGACACGCCAAATTTTACCGGCTTCAACACGCCCTCGCGCGTCGAGGCCGATATCAAGGACCTGCAGCACACGGGCACGATTCCGCCCGAGCTGGACGGGGCGTTCTTCCGGGTGCAGCCCGATCCGCAGTTCCCGCCGATGCTGGGCGACGACATCGCCTTCAACGGCGATGGCATGATCAGCCGCTTCCATTTCCATGACGGCCAGTGCGATTTCCGCCAGCGCTGGGCGCAGACCGACAAGTGGAAGGCGGAACGCGCCGCCGGCCGCGGCCTCTATGGCAAGTATCGCAATCCGCTGACCGACGATCCTTCGGTGAAGGGCTCGATCCGCTCCACCGCCAACACCAACGCCTGGATATTCGCCGGCAAGCTGTGGGCGATGAAGGAAGACAGTCCGGCGCTGCTGATGGACCCGGTGACGATGGAGACCGAGGGGTTCGAGAAGTTCGGCGGCAAGATGACCGGCCAGACCTTCACCGCGCATCCCAAGATCGACCCCCACACCGGCAACATGGTGGCGATCGGCTATGCCGCCAGCGGCCTGTGCAGCGAGGATGTGACCTATTACGAGGTGAATCCGGAGGGCGAGCTGGTCCGCGAAGTGTGGTTCAAGGTGCCCTATTACTGCATGATGCATGATTTCGGCGTCACCGAAGATTACCTCGTGCTGCACATCGTGCCCTCCATCGGCTCGTGGGAGCGGCTGGAGAAGGGCCTGCCGCACTTCGGCTTCGACACCACAATGCCGGTCTATCTGGGTGTCATCCCCCGCCGCGACGATGTGCGGGACGAGGATATCCGCTGGTTCAAGCGCGACAATTGCTTCGCCAGCCATGTGCTGAACGCCTGGCAGGAAGGCACGAAGATCCACTTCGTGGTGCCGGAAGCGAAGAACAACATGTTCCCCTTCTTCCCCGACGTGCACGGTGCGCCGTTCAACGGCGTGGAAGCGATGAGCAAGCTGACCGACTGGGTGGTGGACCTTGCCAGCAATGGCGAGGACTTCGCCGAGATCAACCGGCTGACCGACACGGCCAGCGAGTTCCCGCGGATCGACGATCGCTATACTGGCCTCAAGAACCGCTATGGCTGGGGGCTGGAAATGGACATGAGCCGCCCGAACGAGCTGCGAGGCGGCAGCGCCGGCGGATTCCTGATGAACTGCCTGTTCCTGAAGGACCTGGAAACGGGCGCCGAACAGCATTGGTGGTGCGGCCCCGTCAGCAGCTTGCAGGAACCCTGCTTCATCCCGCGCAGCAAGGATGCGCCCGAAGGCGATGGCTGGATCGTGATGGTCTGCAACCGGCTGGAAGATCACCGCAGCGACCTGCTGCTGTTCGACGCGCTGGATATCGAGAAGGGTCCGATCGCCACGATCCAGGTGCCCATCCGCCTGCGCTTCGGCCTGCACGGCAATTTCGCCCGCAGCGAGGATATCGGCCTGAAAGTTCCCGAGCCGGCCTGA
- a CDS encoding HAD-IIA family hydrolase, protein MTNDRLVPDCWLSDMDGVLVREGEAVPGAAEFVARLVEKRRRFLLLTNNSIWTPRDLAARLERSGLHVPEESIWTSALATADFLSQQTPGGTAFVIGEAGLTTALHDVGYTLTDVRPDYVVVGELRSYSFEAITKAIRLIGKGSRFIATNPDVSGPSPDGPIPATGAVAAMITAATGAKPYFVGKPNPMMFRSAMNRIQGHAQSAVMIGDRMDTDIVAGMEAGLETILVLTGSTKEADIARFPYRPSRVLGSIAEVVDLV, encoded by the coding sequence ATGACGAATGATCGACTGGTTCCGGATTGTTGGCTGTCCGACATGGATGGCGTGCTGGTGCGCGAAGGGGAGGCCGTGCCCGGCGCAGCCGAATTCGTGGCCCGGCTGGTGGAGAAGCGCCGCCGCTTCCTGCTGCTGACCAACAATTCCATCTGGACCCCGCGCGATCTTGCCGCCCGGCTGGAGCGATCGGGCCTGCATGTGCCGGAGGAATCGATCTGGACCAGCGCACTCGCCACGGCCGATTTCCTCAGCCAGCAGACGCCGGGCGGCACGGCCTTCGTGATCGGGGAAGCGGGGCTGACCACCGCGCTGCACGATGTGGGATACACGCTCACCGATGTGCGGCCGGATTATGTGGTGGTGGGCGAGTTGCGCAGCTATTCCTTCGAAGCGATCACCAAGGCGATCCGCCTGATCGGCAAGGGATCGCGTTTCATCGCCACCAATCCGGATGTCAGCGGCCCTTCGCCCGACGGGCCGATACCGGCGACCGGCGCGGTGGCCGCGATGATCACCGCCGCAACGGGGGCGAAACCCTATTTCGTGGGCAAGCCCAATCCGATGATGTTCCGTTCGGCCATGAACCGCATTCAGGGGCATGCCCAATCCGCGGTGATGATCGGCGATCGCATGGATACCGACATCGTGGCGGGCATGGAGGCGGGGCTGGAAACGATCTTGGTGCTCACCGGCTCGACCAAGGAAGCGGACATCGCCCGCTTCCCCTATCGCCCAAGCCGCGTGCTCGGCTCCATCGCTGAGGTCGTGGACCTGGTGTAG
- a CDS encoding GMC family oxidoreductase: MAADLYADYVIVGAGSAGCVLANRLTASGEFKVVLLEAGGDDRPLREPSQFMSNVMIHTPIGFGKTLNDPKVNWLYETEVDEGSGNRKHKWPKGKVLGGSSSINGLLYVRGQSADYDGWAQMGARGWSWDDVLPYFRKSQNQERGENEFHGVGGPLNVSDFPEQHPVSAALVEACVEAGIPYKEDLNDGNQEGVSFFQMTAKNGRRHSAAVAYLHPAMGRENLLVETRAMTTRLLFEGKKAVGVEFRQGGETRKVMVRREVILAAGAVESPKLLEISGVGRGDLLKELGVEVVHESPMVGENLQDHFMIGCQAYLKEEAHSINHLSRGVKLLGQIAKYGVSRKGLLSYAVGHGCVFAKSREELDFPDIQIHVMAASMDLAYLNEYQGLRLDKEPGMASNPCQLRPESRGSIHAKSRDGMETPRIVPNYLSDPIDRQSVVDQLKLVRKIWQQPALARYLKVPGDPFGETDDQMLEYAKVAGGTLYHAVGTVAMGDERFPLDPQLRLRGVEGLRVIDASVFPKIPSGNTNAPTIMVAEKGADLVLADAKEAVAA; encoded by the coding sequence GTGGCAGCGGATCTGTATGCGGACTATGTCATCGTGGGCGCGGGCAGCGCGGGCTGCGTGCTGGCAAACCGGCTGACGGCCAGCGGCGAATTCAAGGTGGTGCTGCTGGAAGCAGGCGGGGACGATCGGCCGCTGCGCGAACCCAGCCAGTTCATGTCCAACGTGATGATCCACACCCCCATCGGCTTCGGCAAGACGCTGAACGACCCGAAGGTCAACTGGCTTTACGAGACGGAGGTCGACGAGGGGTCGGGCAACCGCAAGCACAAATGGCCCAAGGGCAAGGTGCTGGGCGGGTCGAGCTCCATCAACGGCCTGCTGTATGTCCGCGGGCAATCGGCGGATTATGACGGCTGGGCCCAGATGGGCGCCCGCGGCTGGAGCTGGGACGATGTGCTCCCCTATTTCCGCAAGAGCCAGAATCAGGAGCGGGGGGAGAACGAATTCCACGGCGTGGGCGGTCCGCTCAATGTCTCGGACTTTCCCGAACAGCATCCGGTCAGCGCGGCGCTGGTGGAAGCCTGCGTGGAAGCGGGCATTCCCTACAAGGAAGATCTGAACGACGGGAACCAGGAAGGCGTCAGTTTCTTCCAGATGACCGCCAAGAACGGCCGCCGCCATTCCGCCGCCGTTGCCTACCTCCACCCGGCCATGGGGCGGGAAAACCTGCTGGTGGAAACCCGCGCGATGACCACCCGCCTCCTGTTCGAAGGCAAGAAGGCCGTGGGCGTGGAATTTCGCCAGGGCGGCGAGACGCGCAAGGTGATGGTGCGGCGCGAAGTGATCCTGGCGGCAGGCGCGGTGGAAAGCCCCAAGCTGCTTGAGATTTCAGGCGTGGGCCGGGGCGACCTGCTGAAGGAACTGGGCGTCGAAGTGGTGCATGAATCGCCCATGGTGGGCGAGAACCTGCAGGATCACTTCATGATCGGCTGCCAGGCCTATCTCAAGGAAGAGGCCCACTCGATCAATCACCTCAGCCGCGGCGTGAAGCTGCTCGGCCAGATCGCCAAATACGGCGTCAGCCGCAAGGGCCTGCTGTCCTACGCGGTCGGTCACGGCTGCGTCTTCGCCAAGAGCCGGGAGGAGCTGGACTTCCCCGATATCCAGATCCACGTGATGGCGGCCAGCATGGATCTGGCCTATCTCAACGAATATCAGGGTCTGCGGCTGGACAAGGAACCGGGCATGGCCTCCAACCCCTGCCAGCTGCGGCCGGAATCGCGCGGATCCATTCACGCCAAGTCACGCGATGGCATGGAAACGCCGCGGATCGTGCCGAACTATCTGTCCGATCCGATCGACCGGCAGAGCGTGGTCGATCAGCTCAAGCTCGTCCGCAAGATCTGGCAGCAGCCGGCGCTGGCGCGCTATCTGAAGGTTCCCGGCGATCCCTTCGGCGAAACGGACGACCAGATGCTGGAATATGCCAAGGTCGCCGGCGGCACGCTGTATCACGCGGTGGGCACGGTCGCGATGGGGGACGAACGCTTCCCGCTGGATCCGCAGCTGCGGCTGCGCGGCGTCGAGGGGCTGCGGGTGATCGACGCTTCGGTCTTCCCGAAGATCCCCAGCGGCAACACCAATGCCCCCACGATCATGGTCGCGGAAAAAGGCGCCGACCTGGTGCTGGCGGACGCGAAGGAGGCGGTGGCGGCCTGA
- a CDS encoding DUF3237 domain-containing protein: MIKPNLEFVYEAGGDLEPPREIGKVVDGTRRIIPILAGGYVKGPKISGRLMGNSADWQLTRHDGVTVADAIYAIETDDGALIQIRNKGLRHGPPEVMDRLRRGEEVDPAEYYFRTVPEFIAPEGPYDWLNKSIFVCSGARYASGIRLWVWRVT; the protein is encoded by the coding sequence TTGATCAAGCCCAATCTTGAGTTTGTTTACGAGGCGGGCGGCGATCTCGAACCGCCGCGGGAAATCGGCAAGGTGGTGGATGGCACACGGCGCATCATCCCGATCCTGGCCGGGGGATATGTGAAGGGGCCGAAGATCAGCGGCCGGCTGATGGGCAATTCGGCGGACTGGCAGCTCACCCGGCACGACGGGGTGACGGTGGCCGACGCCATCTATGCCATTGAAACCGATGACGGCGCGCTGATCCAGATCCGCAACAAGGGCCTGCGCCATGGCCCGCCGGAGGTGATGGACCGGCTGCGGCGCGGGGAAGAGGTGGACCCGGCCGAATATTATTTCCGCACCGTGCCCGAATTCATCGCGCCCGAAGGGCCGTACGACTGGCTCAACAAGTCGATCTTCGTCTGCTCCGGCGCGCGCTATGCCAGCGGCATCCGCTTGTGGGTGTGGCGCGTCACCTGA
- a CDS encoding HD-GYP domain-containing protein — protein sequence MERRISPEEARLGMYICGFGGSWFDHPFWRVRFVLRKDSDLERLQQSGVPYVVIDDALGIGPVEPEPEAAPSPAAARPPRKMAAPRRLAEPAPRPAPAGDYGAAQQAAERRQAIALVSRSKKVMRYVFEGARLGRAVKVAEVLDVVDDITRSVERAPRTLLDVIRLKNRDEYTYFHSVAVCTLMVNFARHLGLGEEETRELGLAGLLHDIGKMSIPDEVLNKPDRLTDEEFAVVRAHPERGYKMLSETPEVSAAALDVCRHHHEKMDGRGYPYGLAAEDISRAARMGAICDVYDALTSDRIYKAAWHPSEALAAMWGWEDQFDRALLFAFMQSLAVFPEGMLVRMRSNRLAIVLKSKRRNARTRVLCFYNTCEGSFIPAEETVLGPGLASDSIVAPATPEEWGLRDWEAMAARLLGSDAVPLVA from the coding sequence ATGGAACGGCGGATCAGTCCCGAAGAGGCACGCCTCGGCATGTATATCTGCGGCTTCGGCGGATCGTGGTTCGATCACCCGTTCTGGCGCGTGCGCTTCGTGCTGCGCAAGGACAGCGATCTGGAGCGGCTGCAGCAGTCCGGCGTGCCCTATGTGGTGATCGACGATGCGCTGGGGATAGGCCCCGTGGAGCCGGAGCCCGAGGCTGCGCCCTCACCCGCCGCGGCCCGTCCGCCCAGGAAAATGGCAGCGCCGCGCCGCCTTGCCGAACCCGCGCCTCGCCCGGCTCCTGCCGGGGACTATGGCGCCGCGCAACAGGCGGCCGAACGGCGACAGGCGATTGCCCTCGTTTCCCGCTCCAAGAAGGTGATGCGCTATGTCTTCGAAGGCGCGCGGCTGGGCCGGGCGGTGAAGGTGGCGGAGGTGCTGGATGTGGTGGACGACATCACCCGCTCGGTCGAGCGCGCCCCGCGCACGCTGCTTGACGTGATCCGCCTCAAGAACCGGGACGAATATACCTATTTCCACTCGGTGGCGGTGTGCACGCTGATGGTCAATTTCGCCCGCCACCTGGGGCTGGGGGAAGAGGAAACACGCGAGCTGGGGCTGGCGGGCCTACTGCATGACATCGGCAAGATGAGCATTCCCGACGAGGTGCTGAACAAGCCCGACCGCCTGACGGACGAGGAATTCGCCGTGGTGCGGGCGCATCCGGAGCGCGGGTACAAAATGCTGAGCGAGACGCCGGAGGTAAGCGCCGCGGCGCTCGACGTGTGCCGCCACCATCACGAGAAGATGGATGGGCGCGGCTACCCCTATGGCCTCGCGGCGGAGGATATTTCGCGGGCGGCCCGCATGGGGGCAATCTGCGACGTCTATGATGCGCTGACCTCCGACCGGATCTACAAGGCTGCCTGGCATCCGTCGGAGGCGCTGGCGGCGATGTGGGGGTGGGAGGACCAGTTCGACCGCGCACTGCTGTTCGCCTTCATGCAGAGCCTCGCCGTGTTCCCCGAAGGCATGCTGGTGCGGATGCGCAGCAACCGGCTGGCGATCGTGCTGAAGAGCAAGCGACGCAACGCCCGCACCCGCGTACTATGCTTCTACAACACGTGCGAAGGCAGCTTCATCCCCGCCGAGGAAACGGTGCTTGGCCCCGGCCTCGCCAGCGACAGCATCGTCGCCCCCGCCACGCCCGAGGAATGGGGCCTGCGCGACTGGGAAGCGATGGCCGCGCGGCTGCTGGGTAGCGACGCCGTGCCGCTGGTGGCCTGA
- the mdlC gene encoding benzoylformate decarboxylase, which produces MPTVREAAFKVFQHFGVDRLFGNPGSTELPMLKAMPFPYVMGLNEAVVVGMADGYARASGRPALVNLHSSAGTGHSLGNLFTAYKNNAPVVVTAGQQARSILPHDPFLFAERPTEFPRPYVKFAVEPARAEDVPLALARAFAVALTPPMGPVFVSIPVDDWDRDCEMPALPDLALRTYPDPAGIERLAALLDGAERPALVLGTGVANCHGWDAAIRLAERCGASVWAAPYAAREAFPENHPQFAGFLPAWRDKIRGLLAPHDAILVAGAPVFTYHVEGSGPHWPEHARLAALSEDPQHLASLPGGYGVLGDVAAGLDALAGRVAARAFAGESHQLRTPEPGMTAAHVLSRLAALRPAEAVIVEEAPTARGPVHDTLPITREGGFYTCASGGLGYSLPAAVGVALGQEDKVIAVLGDGAAMYTIQGLFSARAEAANVSFVILNNAAYAALTGFAGEFGMNHVPGCDLSGLDFVQLAEAQGVPARRVDTVDDLDAAISWSLAQSGPSLLDVRIS; this is translated from the coding sequence ATGCCCACAGTCCGTGAAGCCGCCTTCAAAGTCTTCCAGCATTTCGGCGTGGATCGCCTGTTCGGCAATCCCGGCAGCACCGAACTGCCGATGCTCAAGGCCATGCCCTTCCCCTATGTGATGGGGCTGAACGAGGCCGTGGTGGTGGGCATGGCCGATGGTTATGCCCGCGCGAGCGGGCGGCCGGCGCTGGTGAACCTGCACAGCTCCGCCGGCACGGGCCATTCGCTGGGCAACCTCTTCACCGCCTACAAGAACAATGCGCCGGTGGTGGTCACCGCCGGGCAGCAGGCGCGCAGCATCCTGCCGCATGATCCCTTCCTGTTTGCCGAGCGGCCGACCGAATTCCCCCGCCCCTATGTGAAGTTCGCCGTGGAGCCTGCCCGGGCGGAGGATGTGCCGCTGGCCCTCGCCCGCGCCTTCGCCGTGGCGCTGACACCCCCGATGGGGCCGGTGTTCGTGTCCATCCCGGTGGACGACTGGGACCGGGATTGCGAAATGCCCGCCCTTCCCGATCTCGCACTGCGGACCTATCCCGACCCTGCGGGGATCGAGCGACTGGCCGCGCTGCTGGATGGGGCCGAGCGTCCGGCGCTGGTGCTGGGCACCGGCGTCGCCAATTGCCACGGCTGGGACGCCGCCATCCGGCTTGCCGAACGCTGCGGGGCCAGCGTGTGGGCCGCGCCCTATGCCGCGCGGGAGGCTTTCCCCGAAAACCATCCGCAATTCGCCGGCTTCCTCCCCGCATGGCGGGACAAGATCCGCGGCCTGCTGGCGCCGCATGATGCGATCCTCGTCGCCGGTGCCCCGGTCTTTACCTACCATGTCGAAGGCAGCGGGCCGCACTGGCCGGAGCACGCGCGACTGGCCGCGCTGAGCGAAGATCCGCAGCACCTCGCCTCGCTGCCCGGCGGCTATGGCGTACTGGGCGATGTCGCGGCGGGGCTCGACGCGCTCGCCGGGCGGGTTGCCGCGCGCGCCTTCGCCGGCGAAAGCCACCAGCTGCGCACGCCGGAGCCGGGGATGACCGCCGCGCATGTGCTGTCCCGCCTTGCCGCGCTGCGCCCGGCAGAGGCGGTGATCGTGGAAGAGGCACCCACGGCCCGCGGGCCCGTGCACGATACGCTGCCGATCACGCGCGAAGGGGGGTTCTACACCTGCGCCAGCGGCGGCCTGGGCTATTCGCTGCCGGCAGCCGTGGGCGTGGCGCTGGGCCAGGAGGACAAGGTGATCGCCGTGCTGGGCGACGGGGCGGCGATGTACACCATCCAGGGACTGTTCTCAGCCCGCGCGGAGGCGGCGAATGTCAGCTTCGTGATCCTCAACAACGCCGCCTATGCCGCATTGACAGGCTTCGCGGGCGAGTTCGGGATGAACCATGTGCCGGGCTGCGATCTCAGCGGGCTGGACTTCGTGCAGCTTGCCGAAGCGCAGGGCGTGCCGGCGCGGCGGGTGGATACGGTGGACGATCTCGACGCCGCCATCTCCTGGAGCCTGGCACAAAGCGGGCCGAGCCTGCTCGACGTGCGGATTTCCTGA
- a CDS encoding MFS transporter, with protein sequence MATTAADDSPRSVPRVSRAGWYALTLVSAAQAMSLLDRQILSILAPSIRADLNIGDAELGLLYGTVFALFYALFSLPLGRLVDGWIRTRLLAVCLAAWSVAAGLAAFASGFTLLAVSRLGVGIGEGATQPAANSIIFDEFPRERRGTAMAAMGIAVSLGLGLSMTLGGVVAQWWDTRYAAGGAPLGFSGWQFAFLVAAAPGLPLAWLIWRMREPVRGRMDGIVARPDPHPFKASAAVLGAVTPGSNWFMLWHRKAGARQWAINLIGLAIILAFCSTMTAVAQSYSPRPPVHALGLALDPHVLQWFVVGFGLFVILNLFQSFKLTDAPAYRVMLSPSLVLLMVVGGLQTSINYGIMGFTPSFLVREYGLSMAQTGLQFGLLSAALGMAGPLAAGPLTDWLTKKLGASGRVWLILFALGVSPLLGIWTFSAESAGSFYLRFTFYSLILTIWLPPLYAQLLELVLPRMRGITFSTYTIVMTLLGLGIGPYFVGIVSDRNGGDLGQAIISVNIVAPLIVVILLFILTRVRRDEASILDRARAGGEII encoded by the coding sequence ATGGCGACGACAGCCGCTGACGACAGTCCGCGATCGGTTCCTAGGGTCTCGCGGGCGGGGTGGTATGCCCTGACCCTGGTCTCGGCGGCGCAGGCGATGAGCCTGCTCGACCGGCAGATCCTCTCGATCCTGGCCCCCAGCATCCGTGCCGATTTGAATATCGGCGATGCGGAGCTGGGCCTGCTCTACGGGACGGTGTTCGCCCTCTTCTACGCGCTGTTCTCGCTGCCCCTCGGGCGGCTGGTGGACGGGTGGATCCGCACCCGCCTGCTGGCGGTCTGCCTCGCCGCCTGGTCGGTGGCGGCAGGGCTCGCGGCGTTCGCCTCGGGCTTCACTCTCCTCGCCGTCTCGCGCCTGGGCGTGGGCATCGGGGAAGGCGCCACCCAGCCCGCCGCGAACAGCATCATCTTCGACGAATTCCCGCGGGAACGGCGCGGCACCGCCATGGCCGCGATGGGCATCGCCGTATCGCTGGGCCTCGGCCTCTCCATGACACTGGGCGGGGTCGTGGCCCAATGGTGGGACACGCGCTACGCCGCAGGCGGTGCGCCGCTGGGCTTTTCCGGCTGGCAATTCGCCTTCCTCGTCGCCGCCGCTCCGGGGCTGCCGCTGGCTTGGCTGATCTGGCGCATGCGCGAGCCGGTCCGCGGCAGGATGGACGGCATCGTCGCCCGCCCCGATCCGCACCCTTTCAAGGCCAGCGCCGCCGTGCTGGGCGCAGTGACGCCGGGCAGCAACTGGTTCATGCTGTGGCACCGCAAGGCTGGCGCGCGGCAGTGGGCGATCAACCTCATCGGCCTCGCGATCATTCTCGCCTTCTGTTCGACGATGACGGCCGTCGCGCAAAGCTATTCACCGCGGCCGCCGGTCCATGCGCTGGGCCTCGCGCTCGATCCGCATGTGCTGCAGTGGTTCGTCGTCGGCTTCGGCCTGTTCGTGATCCTCAACCTGTTCCAGTCCTTCAAGCTGACCGATGCGCCCGCCTATCGGGTAATGCTGTCGCCCTCGCTGGTCCTGCTGATGGTGGTCGGGGGCCTGCAGACCTCAATCAACTACGGCATCATGGGCTTCACCCCCTCCTTCCTGGTGCGGGAATACGGGCTCTCCATGGCGCAGACCGGGCTGCAGTTCGGCCTGCTCTCTGCCGCGCTGGGCATGGCCGGCCCGCTTGCCGCCGGGCCGCTGACGGACTGGCTGACGAAGAAGCTGGGCGCTTCGGGGCGCGTGTGGCTGATCCTGTTCGCGCTCGGCGTGTCGCCGCTGCTCGGCATCTGGACCTTCAGCGCCGAAAGTGCGGGCAGCTTCTACCTGCGCTTCACCTTCTACAGCCTGATCCTCACCATCTGGCTGCCGCCGCTCTACGCCCAATTGCTGGAACTGGTGCTGCCGCGGATGCGGGGCATCACCTTCTCGACCTATACCATCGTGATGACGCTGCTCGGCCTTGGCATCGGCCCCTATTTCGTGGGGATCGTGTCCGATCGCAACGGGGGCGACCTGGGGCAGGCGATTATCTCGGTCAACATCGTGGCGCCGCTGATCGTGGTCATCCTGCTGTTCATCCTCACGCGCGTGCGCCGGGATGAAGCCAGCATCCTCGACCGCGCCCGCGCCGGAGGGGAGATCATCTGA
- a CDS encoding SDR family oxidoreductase: MATYAVTGATGKLGTLVLDELLLKVEPADVVALARDTGKLSTYADKGVQLRQADYDDPASLDAALQGVDRLLLISGNAVGERERQHGNVIRAAEKAGVSYFAYTSILKGDASPLQLAPEHVATERLLAASKLNYDILRNGWYSENYTGGLGQALETGAILGAAGEGRISSAARADFAAGAAAALVSGKGGDVYELAGDESWTMAEFAAEVSRLAGKPVEYRNLSEGEFAKVLEGAGLPPPVAAMLASTSALTAKGALHDESGDLSRLAGRPTTPIAETIARALR, encoded by the coding sequence ATGGCCACCTATGCCGTTACCGGCGCCACGGGCAAGCTGGGCACACTGGTGCTCGACGAACTGCTGCTGAAGGTGGAGCCTGCCGATGTCGTCGCCCTCGCGCGCGACACCGGCAAGCTGTCCACCTACGCCGACAAGGGCGTGCAGCTGCGGCAGGCCGACTATGATGATCCGGCCTCGCTCGATGCCGCCCTGCAGGGCGTGGACCGGCTGCTGCTGATCTCCGGCAACGCCGTTGGAGAGCGGGAGCGCCAGCACGGCAATGTCATCCGCGCAGCGGAAAAGGCCGGCGTGTCCTATTTCGCCTATACCTCGATCCTGAAGGGTGATGCCTCTCCGCTCCAGCTCGCGCCGGAGCATGTGGCCACCGAACGGCTGCTGGCTGCAAGCAAGCTGAATTACGACATCCTGCGCAACGGCTGGTATTCGGAAAACTACACCGGCGGGCTCGGGCAGGCGCTGGAAACGGGCGCGATCCTGGGTGCGGCCGGCGAAGGCCGGATTTCCTCCGCCGCGCGGGCGGACTTCGCCGCGGGAGCAGCCGCCGCGCTGGTCAGCGGCAAGGGCGGCGATGTTTACGAACTGGCGGGTGACGAAAGCTGGACCATGGCGGAATTCGCTGCAGAGGTTTCGCGCCTTGCCGGCAAGCCGGTCGAATATCGCAATCTGAGCGAGGGCGAATTCGCCAAGGTGCTGGAAGGTGCCGGCCTGCCGCCGCCCGTCGCAGCGATGCTCGCCAGCACCAGCGCCCTGACCGCAAAGGGCGCGCTGCACGACGAGAGCGGCGATCTGAGCCGGCTCGCCGGAAGGCCGACCACGCCCATCGCCGAAACCATCGCCCGCGCGCTGCGCTGA